AACCTGCATGGGCACCGGACGTTATCTGCGTGAAAATACGCCGCTGTGCCAAGTCGTCGCCGTTCAACCCGACTCACCCTTCCACGGCCTTGAAGGCATGAAGCATCTTGAAAGTGCGATTGTACCAGGCATCTACGATGGCGAGGTGCCGCATCAGCAGCGCGTCTGTCAAACAGAGCTTGCTCACGAAACTGTAAGACGGATGGGTAAAGAGGAAGGGCTGCTCATAGGCATCTCAGCGGGTGCTCTTGTGGCAACCGCTTTAGAAATTGCGAACGAAGAAGCAAAAGCTGGGCGCGCTGCAACCATTGTCGCAATCTGCTGCGACGGCGGAAGCCGCTACCTCAGCGACCACTTTTGGGAAGAAGGCTCATGAAAATTGTTGTTAAGCAGTCCTGCCAAGACGAGATGAACGCCCACGCGGAAGAAACCTTTCCCGAGGAATGCTGCGGCACCATGCTTGGCCGTGAACTCGATGATGGCTCAAGAGAAATTGTTCAAGTCATACCAGTCGAAAACACCAAAGGCGAAAATCGAGAAAGGCGCTTCTTAATTGATCCTCGCGCTTTACTTCACGCAGAGCGTACTG
This is a stretch of genomic DNA from Deltaproteobacteria bacterium. It encodes these proteins:
- a CDS encoding pyridoxal-phosphate dependent enzyme; the encoded protein is DPALSSDGAILKARELSAANPSWFYADQYNNDSNWQAHYQTTGPELVEQTQGKITHFVAGIGTTGTCMGTGRYLRENTPLCQVVAVQPDSPFHGLEGMKHLESAIVPGIYDGEVPHQQRVCQTELAHETVRRMGKEEGLLIGISAGALVATALEIANEEAKAGRAATIVAICCDGGSRYLSDHFWEEGS
- a CDS encoding M67 family metallopeptidase; this translates as MKIVVKQSCQDEMNAHAEETFPEECCGTMLGRELDDGSREIVQVIPVENTKGENRERRFLIDPRALLHAERTAKEAGLDVLGIYHSHPNHPSQASEFDRVHAMPFWSYLIVSCMQGKTATIQSFRLKEDRSAFDEEELSFNG